A region from the Brassica napus cultivar Da-Ae chromosome C8, Da-Ae, whole genome shotgun sequence genome encodes:
- the LOC106360552 gene encoding uncharacterized protein LOC106360552: MSSPAGVTVIWDYQYYWIPHGYDLRSLKTSIETALKRCNPDFFVEGKLIAVGTATGDKHQAITMLPDDIELSPMPDYHTRGPDRDLADQAATFLVMEITMKALANRANILVISGNYDVMGAIKEWRRDIFMMLALPESSSPSVYPIANVTWLWSSEDPERAATTMVNGGGPIPPVPRISG; encoded by the exons ATGAGTTCCCCTGCGGGTGTTACTGTCATCTGGGATTACCAATATTATTGGATCCCCCATGGCTACGATCTTCGGAGTCTCAAAACGAGCATTGAAACTGCCCTCAAACGATGCAATCCAGATTTCTTTGTTGAAGGGAAACTGATTGCGGTTGGAACCGCCACCGGAGACAAACATCAAGCCATTACCATGCTACCTGATGATATCGAACTCTCACCCATGCCAGATTATCATACTCGAGGACCAGACCGTGACTTGGCAG ATCAAGCTGCCACTTTTTTGGTCATGGAGATCACCATGAAAGCGCTTGCCAACAGGGccaacattttggtcatttctgGAAACTATGATGTGATGGGTGCGATTAAAGAATGGAGAAGGGATATCTTTATGATGTTAGCCCTACCTGAAAGCTCGTCACCAAGCGTCTACCCCATTGCCAACGTGACTTGGCTTTGGTCTTCGGAAGATCCTGAGAGAGCTGCTACTACTATGGTTAATGGAGGTGGTCCGATCCCTCCTGTACCCCGTATTAGCG gatgA